From Flavipsychrobacter sp., a single genomic window includes:
- a CDS encoding lytic transglycosylase domain-containing protein, producing the protein MKRKPVIYFLLGAVIAASVFSVVAFKVNDNDENVVEVKKNKKLQYKWYIPDIPEQIEFAGEPVPLHRWDVREQLEREVLTNSYYHTSTLYILRLQSRYFPTIERRLKANGVPDDFKYLCVAESALRNQISGAGAVGFWQFMKGTAPRYGLEVTSEVDERYDVEKSTDAACKYLKEAYEKFGSWTAAAASYNCGQAGFNKFSSYQQKDNYYDLLLPEETMRYVFRILALKHIMSNAKELGFVVYDDDAYQPLAIREIEVKETITNLADFALYNNSNYRMLKLLNPWLRGHALTVKNGKTYTVKLPAKK; encoded by the coding sequence ATGAAGAGGAAACCTGTCATATACTTTCTGTTAGGAGCTGTTATTGCAGCTTCGGTATTTAGTGTTGTGGCTTTTAAAGTAAACGACAATGATGAAAATGTAGTAGAGGTAAAGAAGAACAAAAAGCTTCAATATAAATGGTATATCCCTGATATACCGGAACAGATAGAATTTGCGGGAGAACCAGTACCATTACATAGATGGGATGTAAGAGAACAGTTGGAAAGAGAAGTCCTAACCAACTCTTATTATCATACCAGTACGCTCTATATATTAAGGTTGCAGTCGCGCTATTTTCCTACGATTGAACGTAGATTGAAAGCGAATGGTGTACCAGATGACTTTAAATATCTGTGTGTCGCAGAAAGTGCTTTACGCAATCAGATATCAGGTGCTGGAGCTGTAGGCTTTTGGCAGTTTATGAAAGGTACTGCTCCAAGATATGGATTGGAAGTGACGAGTGAAGTAGATGAAAGGTATGATGTAGAAAAATCTACAGATGCAGCCTGCAAGTATCTAAAAGAGGCATATGAAAAGTTTGGTTCTTGGACTGCAGCGGCAGCGTCGTACAACTGTGGTCAGGCAGGATTTAATAAATTTTCCTCTTACCAGCAGAAAGATAATTATTACGATCTGTTGTTGCCAGAAGAGACCATGCGATATGTTTTCAGGATATTGGCGTTAAAACATATCATGAGTAATGCTAAAGAGCTAGGGTTTGTTGTGTACGATGATGATGCTTACCAACCTCTAGCTATAAGAGAAATTGAAGTAAAGGAAACCATTACTAATTTAGCAGATTTTGCGTTATACAATAATTCGAACTATAGAATGTTGAAGTTGCTTAATCCATGGTTAAGAGGTCATGCTTTAACTGTAAAAAATGGTAAGACTTATACCGTAAAGCTACCTGCAAAAAAATAA